A section of the Oncorhynchus tshawytscha isolate Ot180627B linkage group LG09, Otsh_v2.0, whole genome shotgun sequence genome encodes:
- the nop16 gene encoding nucleolar protein 16, whose translation MPKAKKKRKGNTFDYSKDRKKLKKQFKKREAPRIECPQIRNAWSDKKSVARNLRDMGLAFDPNRALPIKTPAIAAVGRTEDAPAPKLVRKPYVLNELVAEASLPEKDTKTLSTDLIEYVQYMVREHSENYKAMARDEKNYYQDTPSQIRRKVDQYKRCHPEEYTTFMESLRGGKAVST comes from the exons ATGCCTAAAGCCAAAAAGAAAAGGAAAGGAAACACGTTTGACTACAGTAAAGACAGAAAGAAACTTAAAAAGCAGTTTAAGAAAAGGGAAGCCCCGAGAATAGAGTG TCCTCAGATCCGAAATGCCTGGAGTGACAAAAAGTCGGTGGCAAGAAACTTGCGAGACATGGGTCTGGCATTTGACCCAAACCGCGCCCTCCCAATTAAGACACCAGCC ATTGCTGCTGTGGGGAGAACTGAAGATGCTCCCGCTCCCAAACTTGTAAGGAAGCCATATGTACTCAATG AGCTGGTGGCTGAGGCCAGTCTCCCAGAGAAAGACACAAAGACCTTATCCACAGACTTGATCGAGTATGTGCAGTACATGGTCAGGGAACACAGTGAGAACTACAAG GCTATGGCCAGAGATGAGAAGAACTATTACCAGGACACTCCCTCGCAGATCAGGAGGAAAGTGGACCAGTATAAACGCTGCCATCCAGAGGAATACACCACCTTCATGGAGTCTCTCAGAGGTGGGAAAGCAGTTTCCACATAA